A window of the Verminephrobacter eiseniae EF01-2 genome harbors these coding sequences:
- the urtB gene encoding urea ABC transporter permease subunit UrtB, with translation MNFDIAVMQMFNGVSLFTILLLMAIGLAIVFGLMGVINMAHGELMALGAYMTYLAARFFGHFAPGWMDLYLFAAIPFAFAVTFAFGYLLERGFIRFFYDRPLDTLLATWGLSLMLQQSYRSIFGAQEVSVPLASWLAGAWEPTAGIQLPLTRIFIAGLTAVVAIGVYLLLYRTPWGLKVRAVTQNRAIAGAVGIDTRRVDAMTFALGCGLAGIAGAVFTMIGSTNPGTGQLYIVDAFIVVVFGGVQSLIGTALSGFAIAQAQTWLEYLMSGSMARATILLLAIAVLCLRPNGLFAIRSRG, from the coding sequence ATGAACTTCGACATTGCGGTGATGCAGATGTTCAACGGCGTGAGCCTGTTCACCATCTTGCTGCTGATGGCCATCGGGCTGGCCATCGTGTTCGGCCTGATGGGCGTCATCAACATGGCGCACGGCGAGCTGATGGCGCTGGGCGCGTACATGACCTACCTGGCGGCGCGTTTCTTCGGGCACTTCGCGCCGGGCTGGATGGATCTGTACCTGTTCGCCGCGATCCCGTTCGCGTTTGCCGTGACCTTCGCGTTCGGCTATCTGCTCGAGCGCGGCTTCATCCGCTTTTTCTACGACCGGCCGCTGGACACGCTGCTGGCCACCTGGGGCCTGAGCCTGATGTTGCAGCAGTCCTACCGCTCCATCTTCGGCGCGCAGGAGGTGAGCGTGCCGCTGGCCTCGTGGCTCGCGGGGGCGTGGGAGCCGACGGCGGGCATACAGTTGCCGCTGACGCGCATCTTCATCGCCGGGCTGACGGCCGTCGTCGCCATCGGCGTGTACCTGCTGCTATACCGCACGCCGTGGGGGCTGAAGGTGCGCGCGGTGACGCAAAATCGCGCCATCGCCGGCGCGGTGGGCATCGACACCCGCCGCGTCGATGCGATGACCTTCGCGCTCGGTTGCGGCCTGGCGGGCATCGCGGGCGCGGTGTTCACGATGATCGGCTCGACCAACCCCGGCACCGGCCAGCTCTACATCGTCGACGCGTTCATCGTGGTGGTGTTCGGCGGCGTGCAAAGCCTGATCGGCACGGCCCTTTCGGGCTTTGCCATCGCGCAGGCGCAGACCTGGCTGGAGTACCTGATGAGCGGCTCGATGGCCAGGGCCACGATTTTGCTGCTGGCGATTGCGGTGCTGTGCCTGCGGCCCAACGGGCTGTTCGCGATACGGTCGCGGGGTTGA
- the urtA gene encoding urea ABC transporter substrate-binding protein, translating into MTNPFNRRQIVKTGGSMIVLGAAGGVARLAAAQDGATVKLGLLHSLSGTIAIAEAALVDAEKLAIEQINAAGGVLGKKIEAVVEDGASENPVFAEKARKLLERDKVAAIIGCYTSASRKALLPVLSQAKGLLFYPTYYEGQEQDKRVFYPSQEATQSVIAAVQWMAREKGKSFFLVGSDYIYPRTCNKIAKPAITKAGGKVVGEEYAPLGHTEFSSIINKIKAARPDCIYSTVVGGSNVAFYKQLRAAGLDGARQVLLSTVVSENEIEGIGKDNAAGYYACMGYFQSIESPANEKFVQAFKAKYGSERVIGDPMEVAYNCVYLWKLAAEKAKSFDVDKVTAAAAGVEIEAPEGTVRVHASNHHVWKKVRVGRARPDGQFDIVWESSGLIEPNPFPKV; encoded by the coding sequence ATGACGAACCCCTTCAACCGCCGCCAGATCGTCAAGACCGGCGGCTCGATGATCGTGCTGGGCGCCGCAGGCGGTGTCGCCAGGCTGGCCGCCGCGCAGGACGGTGCCACCGTCAAGCTCGGGCTGCTGCATTCGCTGTCGGGCACCATCGCCATCGCCGAGGCTGCGCTGGTCGATGCCGAGAAACTGGCCATCGAACAGATCAACGCCGCCGGCGGCGTGCTGGGCAAGAAGATCGAGGCCGTGGTGGAAGACGGCGCCAGCGAGAACCCGGTGTTCGCCGAAAAGGCGCGCAAGCTGCTCGAGCGCGACAAGGTCGCGGCCATCATCGGCTGCTACACCTCGGCCTCGCGCAAGGCGCTGCTGCCGGTGCTGAGCCAGGCCAAGGGCTTGTTGTTCTACCCGACCTACTACGAGGGCCAGGAGCAGGACAAGCGCGTGTTCTACCCCTCGCAGGAGGCCACGCAGTCGGTGATCGCGGCGGTCCAATGGATGGCGCGCGAGAAGGGCAAGAGCTTCTTCCTCGTCGGCTCCGACTACATCTATCCGCGCACCTGCAACAAAATTGCCAAGCCGGCCATCACCAAGGCCGGCGGCAAGGTGGTGGGTGAGGAATATGCGCCGCTGGGCCACACCGAGTTCTCGTCGATCATCAACAAGATCAAGGCCGCCAGGCCCGACTGCATCTACAGCACGGTGGTGGGCGGCTCCAACGTGGCCTTCTACAAGCAACTGCGCGCAGCGGGACTCGATGGCGCCAGGCAGGTGCTGCTGTCGACCGTGGTGTCGGAAAACGAGATCGAAGGCATCGGCAAAGACAACGCCGCCGGCTACTACGCCTGCATGGGCTACTTTCAGAGCATCGAGTCGCCGGCCAACGAGAAGTTTGTGCAAGCCTTCAAGGCCAAGTATGGGTCGGAGCGCGTGATCGGCGACCCGATGGAGGTGGCCTACAACTGCGTGTATCTGTGGAAACTGGCGGCCGAGAAGGCCAAGTCGTTCGATGTCGACAAGGTCACGGCCGCCGCGGCCGGCGTGGAGATCGAAGCGCCCGAAGGCACGGTGCGCGTGCACGCCAGCAACCACCATGTATGGAAGAAGGTGCGCGTGGGCCGTGCGCGGCCCGATGGCCAGTTCGACATCGTGTGGGAATCGTCCGGACTGATCGAGCCCAACCCCTTCCCCAAGGTCTGA
- a CDS encoding threonine dehydratase translates to MNDLLLPGHAEIEQAAKLVYAAMPATPQYSWPLLNAALGTETWVKHENHTPTGAFKVRGGLVYLQERRASGVISATRGNHGQSVGFAARRYGIAATIVVPHGNSKEKNAAMRALGVTLVEHGKEFQESREHAVMLAQRDALHMIPSFHRDLVCGVATCWMELLRAQPDLDVLFVPIGQGSEICAAVAARRALNLRTRIIGVVSAHALAYKLSFESRSKVESPVTTLIADGVACRVPDESSLAVISDQVEEIMAVSDDEVAAAMKLYFTATHNVAEGAGAAALAAAMQIRPRLAGLRVGLALSGGNVDHDMFAQILSRPAVRTT, encoded by the coding sequence ATGAATGATTTGTTGCTGCCAGGCCACGCCGAGATAGAACAAGCCGCCAAGCTCGTGTATGCCGCCATGCCGGCGACGCCGCAATATTCCTGGCCCTTGCTCAATGCCGCGCTCGGCACCGAGACCTGGGTCAAGCACGAGAACCATACGCCGACTGGCGCCTTCAAGGTGCGCGGCGGCCTGGTCTATCTGCAAGAGCGGCGTGCCAGCGGTGTGATTTCGGCCACCCGCGGCAATCACGGGCAGTCGGTCGGTTTTGCGGCGCGCCGCTATGGCATCGCCGCCACCATCGTGGTCCCGCACGGCAACAGCAAGGAAAAGAATGCCGCCATGCGCGCTCTCGGCGTGACCTTGGTCGAGCATGGCAAGGAATTTCAGGAAAGCCGCGAGCATGCCGTGATGCTGGCGCAGCGCGATGCCTTGCATATGATCCCCTCCTTTCACCGCGATCTGGTCTGCGGCGTGGCGACTTGCTGGATGGAGTTGCTGCGCGCGCAGCCTGATCTGGATGTGTTGTTCGTGCCGATTGGGCAGGGTTCGGAAATATGCGCTGCCGTGGCTGCCCGGCGCGCATTGAATCTGCGCACGCGCATCATCGGTGTGGTGTCGGCCCATGCGCTGGCGTACAAGCTATCGTTTGAGAGTCGCAGCAAGGTGGAGTCGCCGGTGACGACGCTCATCGCCGATGGCGTGGCCTGCCGCGTGCCGGACGAATCCTCGCTGGCAGTGATTTCCGATCAGGTTGAGGAAATCATGGCGGTGAGCGACGACGAAGTGGCCGCCGCCATGAAACTCTATTTCACCGCCACCCACAACGTCGCCGAAGGTGCTGGCGCGGCGGCGCTGGCAGCGGCCATGCAGATTCGCCCGCGCCTGGCGGGACTGCGCGTCGGCCTGGCATTATCGGGCGGCAATGTCGATCACGACATGTTTGCGCAGATACTCAGCCGCCCGGCTGTCAGGACGACATGA
- the lexA gene encoding transcriptional repressor LexA, giving the protein MLDNPKLTARQQQVLDLIQNTMARTGAPPTRAEIAAELGFKSANAAEEHLQALARKGAIELVSGTSRGIRLHSETLRSIHAARSGPSGAGNPGSSPWVLPLIGRVAAGSPILAQEHVEQTYSVENGLFQHKPDYLLKVRGMSMRDAGIIDGDLLAVQATREARNGQIIVARLGDDVTVKRLRRTASTIELLPENPDYPVIVVQPGEPFEIEGLAVGLIRNTMLM; this is encoded by the coding sequence ATGCTCGACAACCCGAAACTCACCGCCCGCCAGCAACAAGTCCTGGACCTGATCCAGAACACCATGGCACGCACCGGCGCCCCTCCTACCCGCGCAGAAATCGCAGCCGAACTGGGCTTCAAGTCAGCCAACGCCGCCGAAGAGCATCTGCAAGCCCTGGCCCGCAAAGGCGCGATCGAACTGGTCAGCGGCACCTCACGCGGCATCCGCCTGCATAGCGAAACGCTGCGCTCCATCCATGCCGCCCGCTCCGGCCCATCCGGCGCAGGCAACCCCGGTTCGTCGCCATGGGTGCTGCCGCTGATCGGGCGCGTGGCAGCCGGCTCGCCCATTCTCGCGCAAGAGCATGTAGAGCAGACCTACAGCGTGGAAAACGGCCTGTTCCAGCACAAGCCGGACTACCTGCTCAAAGTGCGCGGCATGTCGATGCGCGACGCCGGCATCATCGACGGCGACCTGCTCGCCGTGCAAGCCACCCGTGAGGCGCGCAACGGCCAAATCATCGTCGCCCGCCTGGGGGACGATGTCACCGTCAAGCGCCTGCGCCGCACCGCCAGCACCATCGAACTGCTGCCCGAAAACCCCGATTACCCGGTGATCGTGGTCCAGCCCGGCGAGCCTTTCGAAATCGAAGGCCTGGCCGTCGGGCTGATCCGCAACACCATGCTGATGTAA
- a CDS encoding D-2-hydroxyacid dehydrogenase family protein, whose product MNIVILDDYQDAVRKLHCASRLDAYTAKVYTNTVKGLGQLSVRLRDADIIVLIRERSQITRQLVEKLPRLKLIAQTGKIAGHVDVAACTERGIAVAEGVGSPVAPAELTWTLVMAAMRRLPQYIANLKHGAWQQSGLKSASMPTNFGIGSVLRGKTLGIWGYGRVGQIVAGYGRAFGMNVRIWGREPSRAQALTDGYQAASTREEFFSQCDVISLHLRLSDETQGIISLEDLSCMKTTSLLINTSRAELIKPDVLIAALNRGRPGMAAVDVFESEPIMQGHALLRLENCICTPHIGYVEQDSYELYFGAAFDNVVNFIKGTPTNIVNPGALQVRR is encoded by the coding sequence ATGAATATTGTGATTCTCGACGACTACCAGGACGCGGTGCGCAAACTGCATTGCGCCTCCCGGCTCGATGCGTACACCGCCAAGGTCTACACCAACACGGTCAAAGGGCTGGGCCAGCTCTCCGTGCGCCTGAGGGATGCCGACATCATCGTGCTGATCAGGGAACGCTCCCAGATCACGCGCCAACTGGTCGAAAAGCTCCCACGGCTCAAGCTCATTGCGCAAACCGGCAAGATCGCAGGCCATGTCGATGTCGCTGCCTGCACCGAGCGCGGCATTGCCGTGGCAGAAGGCGTGGGCTCCCCGGTGGCCCCGGCAGAACTGACCTGGACCCTGGTCATGGCGGCCATGCGCAGGCTACCGCAGTACATCGCCAATCTCAAGCATGGCGCCTGGCAGCAGTCGGGCCTGAAGAGCGCGTCCATGCCCACCAACTTCGGCATTGGCAGCGTGCTGCGCGGCAAGACGCTGGGAATCTGGGGCTACGGCCGCGTTGGTCAGATCGTGGCCGGTTATGGCCGGGCGTTTGGCATGAATGTGCGTATCTGGGGCCGTGAGCCCTCACGCGCGCAAGCGTTGACGGATGGCTACCAGGCGGCCAGCACACGCGAGGAGTTCTTCTCCCAGTGCGATGTCATCTCGCTGCACCTGCGGCTGAGCGACGAGACGCAGGGCATCATCTCGCTGGAGGATCTTTCGTGCATGAAAACCACATCGTTGCTGATCAATACATCGCGCGCCGAACTGATCAAGCCCGACGTACTGATCGCCGCACTGAATCGCGGCCGCCCCGGCATGGCCGCCGTTGACGTGTTCGAGAGCGAGCCCATCATGCAAGGCCATGCCCTCTTGCGGCTCGAAAACTGCATCTGCACGCCGCACATCGGCTATGTCGAGCAAGACAGCTACGAACTGTACTTTGGCGCGGCATTCGACAACGTGGTGAACTTCATCAAGGGCACCCCGACCAATATCGTGAACCCGGGCGCGCTGCAGGTGCGGCGTTGA